The Branchiostoma lanceolatum isolate klBraLanc5 chromosome 5, klBraLanc5.hap2, whole genome shotgun sequence region CAAACTCCCTGCATTCCTTGATCATCCTCTGGCACTGCAATAGTTCTGACAGTTTCTCACCACAGGCATGAAAACTGTCCCTATCCACTCCTTTTACCATGGTTCATCAGTACATTGACAGCAAACTACCCTTCAACCTTGTGCAAACCTCTCAGTGAGAACAAAACCGGAGGTATCGATCATACTCACTCTTAGCATCAATCAAAACTTATCCCCGACTCCCTTCTAGGATATCTTAAATTTGGTTGGTTACTTTGTCTGAGAAGTGTGTAACTGCATTGGTGTGAGCTGACAATGATTTCTGCTTACCTAGGTACCGCATTCTATTCATACATGGTCTATCCCAATCAGGGCTCGAAAGTCAATTTTTtcgaaataggtgcactggtgcacccaacccccaaaattaggtgcacagaaagaattctgGGTGcaacacatgaaataaagttgaatgtcagcaaaacataattacaaagattaacgctactgcctctcctaagaacttcaatctgtaattctgtagctaacttcaaaatttcaaacaagcaatacatcaagtaaattacatgtacaacaaaaggtaCAACAcactgctttttctgatacacttacatttcaagaatattctgcacAAAATAGTATATTTACCCTAcaacctacaaaaatatctaggtgcaccagtgcgcccagtcaaaaattaggtgcaaagctccaattttgggagcacaaaggtgcacatgcacccactatttcgagccctgccaaTGGTTATCAAAAATCTATAAAATATATCCACTATAATCttaccaacaaaccaaccaaccaaccaaccaaccaaccaaccaaccaaccaaccaacaagcaAACCAGAAACCTTAACGTCCTTGGAGGAAGCCTATATAATAAACACTAGAATTCAACAGAAAACGAAAACCTGCAGAAAATAAGATCTGGTTAATCAGACCTGCAGAAGATCATACTTACTGAAATTCCTTCAAACAGTTCTTCACTCTGTCCTTCAAACATTCTCACATACACAAGtgcacaacacacacacacacatatgcataaacacacacacacatatatgcattcacacacacacacacacacacacacaaacagacacacacacacacacacacacacacacatatatatgcaGATAATTATAAAAGGCATGCAGGAGTCAAAAGAATAGTACAGTTGCCTTCTtaaagaaaaagagaagaaaaaagagtAATTTCCAAGGAATTCGATTCAATTACATATGCCAAGACATTTTCTACTGAGAACAAGGGTTATCTCATGATAATATCAATAATCATGTTACTAAATCAATTATAACTATAGGCAACACCTGAAGGAGATCCAAGCTTCCTAAATCACTATTTCAGAACACATTCTGTACAgcacacatgtaacgttacatgtactctCACCAACACCAAAACTGTTACATACATCACACACTGCTCCATCTGTCGAGGTGGACAAAATCTTGGCAGTAAGTCAACACATTACCTTATGGCTAATCCTAGCGATGCCTCATACATGGCAGGGCCCGCTAAACAAGTGCGGAAAGGGTGCCACGTGTTTGACCTGATGCGAAGCAGCTTTCTGAAATGACTTTCAAACTAAATACGACTAAATCTGCAGTCTCAAAAACTCCCCCACATCCATTTCAGCTCCCTAACTGTGCAGAGATCTCGTGATTTTCTATAAAAAATGAGAAATGCTGATGTACATTCAATGTTTTGCCTAACTATCAAAGGAAGTGATGTTTTGCCTAACAGGTCCTTTTCAACAAGTTACCCTGATGTATTGGAGAgtttgtatcatcatcatcatgtttcatACTCTCAACAAGTTGGGGcatacacatacaatgtagcttAGCCTCCAGTATTCTCTAGAGTTGCATATAATATTCAAACAAATTGTTTTATAGTTCAGCATATGAATCCTTACattgtcattattttttttaaaactttttttcagaggacaatttttttcatggttATTCTGAGATCCAATTTGTTTCATTCAATCGACtaagtgctacatgtatgtgcatacTATAGATTGTACAGATGTGTTTGAGGCACCTGTTATGGTGAAGATGCACGAATAATAACAAGGCACACAGACCTGATCTTTGAACATGGAATACAGATTTATAAACACTGTCAAGCCAAGTCAAAGCtttgatttacagtactattccTTGAGCTTTTTCAGCCATTTAGCCGCTTTTCAATAATGATGATCAAGCAAGCACtgccaaaagcgactgttctgtctgtctgtagcctggatgtcagacctcCCATCCCAATActtgaccagctgctgccgtgccgcgtgcctgtgaagctggtgtgttacgcctaatggcggttgtaccggctatacagatacagatactatgCCTCAGAGGGGCCTGTTGTAGAACTTCCTTGGGAGACAGGTTGGCCTGTGTACTCTAGGCCCTGGaaagtctggcatccaggctagtccgTCTGTAGCACCCTTGCCGAGTCTTTAGTAgagggtttctgactggctgtccGTAAAGGCGCTCGTGTTTCTATCATGTGACCATATAGCGCCATCGCGAACCCAAAACTactgcaaacacttcattttctccctaccgtgaaatcaaattcccacgaacttaaatacatttacaataaTTATACACAGACATTGGGCACTTTAAATGCAGTTGAAGGCAAGAGGAGTAAGTTTTATGGAGAAAGAGAATGATCATAGCCATAAATGTACCAAGATCTACCGGTACCTGTTGGTTGACATTTATTGCACAAGTACAATGCAACAATGGTTCATTGTGGTTACATGGATAACTCACAGACCCCGACAAAGCCCATGTAAACGAGGCAAAATCACTCAGTAAAAAATTTAGTCATCTTTGGCATATACTTTCTGATAGATATACATAAGTGACATATACAAACCAAAACTTCTTTTACATTGCTTTACAACAACGCATATATATCATCGAGTTAGTTAGGAAGTTACTGATTGAATTAAGGTAATTCACAATGTCCCCTTATCACATGATATACCATGTACATTGAGGTCAATGTGGAATcttatttcttgttttgcaaAAACTGAAGGTGAGAAACTCCATTATATAAGATATTCAACTTCCCTGGCCTGAGTTATGCTATCCCTgatgcttatacatgtatactactgTTACAGATATAATTCCCAAGTATGGGACACTGCAGTCTCTGAAATGAATTGTAAAAACACATGTGCTAGTAGAATATACAGCTACTCCCCAATTGGTCGAACCACAAATTGCCGTTATCTCATTGGTTGAAATGATAATCGCCATTCTCTTATTAGTTGAACAgctaattgccattctctcattggtcgaggCGCTAATTGCtgtgctatcattggttgaactgctaattgatggaaagtcaggatcagtctattgacTTGTTCTCTTGACAATAACAGGGATGATGTATAAGTCACAACAGATGTTTCTGTGTTAATGTGTTACATGGTGAGAAGTACTAATTACAACACTATCATAAACATCTTTTTACAGAACAATAAGACAAACACATATCCCCTGGAGAACAGCTCATAGGAGGGTCCACATGGGGTATTGAAACATAGTCATATAGACTTGGAATACTGTAAACATTCAGTTCAGACACAACATGAACAAATAGGAGTAAATGTTAACTAGAGTCCACCTGACAGTTGAAGTATTTAGCCAAGACTGAGGCCTCCTCTGCCATTTCTTCTTCAGTTCTCCATCTTGCATCTTCACCCATCTCTTTGTCATGTTTGTCTAACtagaaaatgaaatacagttgttttcttttacatattttgaatagaataaaaaatgacaaaaattatAACGTGATTGTTGATAGAAACATTGATTCTTACCGCCTCATACACGTCATCGTTTTGTGGAAAGTCACCACTTCTCCTGGGCAGTATGTGCACATGAACATGCTGCAAGGATGAAACATTACAAGTTACTAGAGTTACTGTACAACACTGCCACCTGGCAACTGAGTGATACTGTAGTAACTGCAAGGACCCATTCACTGTTTTTGCACAGGTCAAAAGTGTCACCTAGCAATCAGTTAAAGTATTGCACCTAGATGCACTCACATTTGGCCTAATGGTTGACAATGAACTTTCATTCTCAGATATGAcctgttttgtaattttttacCCAACAGATGAATGCTTGACTTAGAGGGAGGGGCATATTGCACCATATTTCATTGTTTAAAAAAGGATACTTGTAATAAAAAGTGCTGCTTAAGACAAGGTTATCTTTACTAGGTGATTTAGAAACTACAGTACATCTACCTTAACTGTTTGTCCTGCTTCAGGCCCATCCtgaaaaaatgaatgtaaaataaGAAAGGAATTTAAAACATATACATCATTGATTCTCTTAGTATACCAGGTCGGTCAATGACTCCCGGACCTTAACATCACATGCCCTTAATTGTCTACATGCCCCATTAGACTCCTATCTAGGTAACACGCTGCATTGCATTGTCATTCATGCTATGAATTAAAGGGGGATGTGCTTCTAACCATATCTTTCTGCTTCAGAAGAAGAGACCATCTTTGTgtagaataaacaaaaatacTATGCCAATAGGACAGGTAGCTGATTTAGATTTACCAttaattactgtaattctttattctctcactttGTATTTAATTTTTCACTGGGTAAGTTTGAAACAAGAATAACCAACATGTGTCTGAAAAATAATTTAAATGAAAAGCGAATTGACTTtatattgaaattgcaacagcaaaaggatatctattcaatatcaatcaaattaaATTATTTCTTCAATAATTCAAGTATGTGTAAAAAGTGCAACAACCTGACTGATAACAAGGAATAAGTGTTTATCTACAGCACTGCTAGTTtgctaaattgagaaccattgaatccCAAGTCTAATTTTCTTACTATGCAAAATTGCcggtgttttattttttttctgcaattttgaaaatctttctgcaaaatgCAGACGGCTATTTCTAGCAGTGAATAACAATAATTACAGGTGTGATTTTATCTAGTCTCAAAGTCTCTCACCTGTATGGCAATGGTGAGTGAAGTGCCCTGAAAGTGTTTTTCTACCACCCCTGAGATTGTCTGCGTTGCCATGAAGAGATCAGCCACCTCCTCTGATGACAGCTCTCCAAACCTCTCCACAACTCTCAGTGGGGACACCAGGACATCTGTGAGTGAACTGCAGCTAAGGACAATCATATCAAGCCCACCTATTTTCATGCATGACGTTAGCACATGCATTGACTTTGGCCTATCTTTCCCCACTACCAAAAAAGATATCTGGCTCCTTTCAACAGATAGGGATTGATATGGCAAGGTTTGTACCCTGGTAGCAGACTGCCCTTATGTAGGGATGGGCGGGGACAGAATTTCTAAGGATTcaattttgattgatttgatttaaacATAACATGAACTTATAATACACCATGTACAACAGGCTATTGCTAAGATTCAGTACCCATTGATAACCCACAATATTTATGGCTATATTTATGGACTTGAATCAATTAATTTGTATTTTCATTAGAATAATTTAGATTTTATCCAACCCTTACTTTCTCCCTCATAACCTCAATTAAAGGTGGCCTGTACcctgatttgagcttcttatGACTAGATAAAGGTtcttacaaacaaataaacaaacgagAAGAATGATCTTCTAAGGATACGACCTGGAACAACAGGCTTCCTGTTGACAAACCCAATGCTGAGCCTGGACTTGAAGAAAACACACGATGCTTGGAGAACATGCTGTCCAAATTTAAATGATGGTCCTGCCATTTCCACAAGCTAGATTGACCTGTGTAGAAAGAGAAGGCACATAAAATAGTGTGCAAACATTCTGTATGAacgttaaactgcaatttccaacaaaagaagttttggacttacccaaattttctcAAGTgcttgtcaaggaatgagcaatccactatgttggaaattgcagtttaactttaaaggcatccagagcattttatgaggcttgaaacttgaatacaaaaactcaaatttctagtcattcctacacagagtaagtttcaataacactataccattacatatcgacattaaaggagcaaagatacgatgtcgttgggTGGTGAGAACTGACAGAAATCCAAGCCCTTATTTACTGATGCTGACTGACAAATAGCGGTTCTGCACAAAGAGTGACTGCATAGCCgtcaaatttttgcatttttatgtttaaattttgcatttctacgttttgacggaggtgggcggggctatggtatcgatctatttacactaggcgcgcgAAACAAAAAGATCACCAAGTAGCTTAtgtttgtgccgcttttgagaacttttgataagaaatccgcacgatgtggtaaacagtggctttatatgtcaatttcataaagattacagcaactacagtcaaacctgcccaaggcgaccacccggcggaccgagcaaaaacggtcccgatggacaggtggtcgccatgaagaggattccactcacatgtttccaggtcgagtttttcaaatacagtacgtaaatggatggaaaattacatgtatgtgaatttagacagcatgacccccaccaggttcaattctcattgacagaaagatcctacaaaaattacattttccgttttcgttgtaataattgtataccgctacatcgtgtaaaaattttcgtcataattttgactacaaaacaatggttgcctcgatgatctcgcagcgccctcccgcattcacacgttacattaaatagtacacacacacacgcacatcatcgaagttttaaggcctaagacaaatccctaaaaaacacctgctggtcccagccttttttggggcgccgaccacTGGATAAAAGGGTAAAAAAGTtctcgatctgacaactaaagatgaaaacggaacggtgtgatttcgtcgcgccgccaagctctgtcagtctgtgcgaccgcatcgaaaggtactagtcagtgcagcagaacgcacagcgtccaataaaggtttgagattcatggaaataaaaagaaaataagaatattaattttcatcaataactagagtattcgtaaatgttcatacacaaaagcatcgtgttttagaaaggtcagcggtacgccaaatccgggccgcgccaaaatttccaagatggcgtcgggaccaaggaacaacatttctcatccgatgttttgcccgccgcgaagtcatttttcggtggaatttagtaagacacagataaatttttgttgaaaatacaagaaatagatagtaatttctgtgaaatctgacttttttacgccatgcactacgtattcattttgaaaattgagtttaaacagaactgagtttgcggttaactataagattacgataggcacgacaacatcacaaacatttgtctttacaatgttaatagcgggaacgttttattaaaacacttcatggaggaatcgatgctataacattgctattccatatatttttgtccttatttttgtccttcaaagtcttgaaacatttccgtgaaatccgacagcaaaatgatccgatgtcaccacacgcttgaaaattaggcggccgccatgggcagggattgtgctctgtgcggtcccaattcgtggcggtcgcggtcgcgttggacaggtggtcgccttgggcaggcagcttaatgcttgtgcctatggggaaaattttcgggaccgagaaaaagcggtcgccatggccaggtggtcgcgttgaaaaggtggtcgcctaggcaggtttgactgtagctagaatatttccagttttcaagcctcataaaatgctctgggtgcctttaatactGAAGTACttctaccaacaaagatgaactttGAAGTGAAGTGGGCAAACGTACCGGTATCAACTTTTCGTCTGTATGATGTAATCATAAATCTTCTCCAAAATTTAAATGACCAATAATCCGATGGTCACATAACCTCCTAGCAACctgtatttatctattggttcagcatgaacACCTAGTAACATGAACAGCAAAGGTTGTCCCAACAATGCTTTACACTGAATTCAGGAGAAACCCCTACAATGTACGTATCACGATAAAATCTAGGAaggcaattacgcaaaatttggtcgtcTTGCTACGAATTATATGAATAAGAGTGCTTTCCCTATGATTTATGGGACATCAAAATAAGCTGCCTACGCAttacagaaaagagcatgcagaccctctggaTTGTCTAGCCTGCTATCCGTCCTATTCAACAGGTAGGTCCAGTCTGCGCCTCTGATCGTTTGCCTGCTGAATAATTTGGCACCTGTTAATAGAGAAACCATTGGCATTTTAATATGCGTGTAAGATATATGCAAAAGCCCAGATTAGCGCCGAGTCACATTCCTCTGTAACTGTAACATTCTCTGCCACTTGAGAATTGCATTTGATAAAATAACAGAATTCAGACAGCCTCAAAAAGATGTTTGACACCTGAAATAATTAATGACATACAATAAGGGTCATATGGCAGTATAGACCTCCTTGTAGGGGGTTCAGGTCAAAAATTGTCCTTTGTCCTAGGACACTGATTCTAATGGCATATGATAGGGCTAGTTCTGACAATTAAGATgctttttatttcatctttcTATTGTGTATGGTTGATGAGTTACaataattttatttcttggaaATCAGGGATTTGGGTCACCAAAAACAAAGGCCTTAACTATGGGGCCAATGGGGTCAAGGATGGCACCGTTATCCTATTGTTTTCAATGGGAAGAATTACAAGAAATTTGTTGTGTCACTTGGATTTATATATCTGAACATCGGTTGGGTATATGATGTTCACACTTGGTGGGTATGTTGACGTCAAGCATATCttcattaatttgcataatttatgcataatttatgcataattaatgcataatttatgcataattaCTATAATCTATGCAAGGACCGAAAGGGACTGTTTCATGGTCAAATAGACACATTTTGCCTTTGGAAAATGGTCTCTAAACTGATTaacttatgatatttagtgtaaTTAAATCAATAAAGGACAACCACCATGACTTTGACAAGTACATAGATATATTGGAATGTAAATCATAGGACTTATCTATCATATTTACACTATACCTACAGCTATTTGCATTCACATTTTCTTTTGGAACATTCCTAatcatgtcttttttttctatctttcagACTACTCAAGACACACAATTGGATTCCTTTTTCTGCATGAATATGTACTCAAGACACACAATTGGATTCCTTTTTCTTCATGAATATGCCTGTACCATGGAACACCTGTAAACTAACAAACACAGCATAACTTAACACTACAtcatagtagtacatgtagtaacaaacACAGCACAACTtaacactagtactagtagtaggtcGAAACAGAAGATGCCTTGTGAATGTTCCACATTAAAGACAGCCAATGCACATTATACACTAGATACAAGATAGGAGGTGCTTCACAATGAGAGTCCTCGCTCATTACAAAGTGTCTTTTGTTCAGCATTGCTTATCTGTACATCAATGACTTGACCTCTTCAAAAAAATCATCACACTTCTTATCCTCTCAAATGTACACTCACTTGTACCAATCCTTAGTAACACATGTACGATGTAGTAGAATATCACAGCAAGTCAAAGAAACCTTCCTTAACGTGCATGACTTACAAAGTATTTTGTTGCTTGAGTCTAAACAAAATGGAGGACTTCTACTGcaacaaaagcacagtttgatcACAATTCTATTCAACAATCAGGTCACCCTTCCCCAAGTCCACAAGCAGAGGGAATATTTCATCAGGTTCACTCTCATCATCATATACTATGTGgtattttgtgttctttgtGTCTTCTGTCCTGTTAACTATTTTGGTAACAGTCCCTGGGAACCACTTCGCTTCATTTTCAGCTGTAAAGCATTTGTGTTTGACACGACACCCAACCAGTTTAGAAGGGTCCATTAAGTACTCTGGTAGGGTTTCCTTTTGCTTCTTTACTTCTCTCTTCTCTCTGGCATCTTGCAGCTTGTCATTTAATTTTGCATGCATCTCCTGTAAACTTCTTGCCTCCGGTTCCTTTAATGTTACATACTCTTCCTGgtcatcctcttcttcttcagagtCTATTTCTACATCTGTAGTGGCTGCCATGTTCTTCAGCACGATTTCTTTGAGGTGAAGGACCTTTTCTTCACTGCTGAAGGTGTGTTTCTTCTTTCCCGGCCGTGTTAttgtcatttggaagttttcTTTGGCTCCCTCTGACTTCAGAACTTGTTTGTGAAACTGGAGCTGAAACTTCAGCGCATCCAGCTTCTCTTTCTCTTGCTTCAGAACGCCTATCTTCTCATCGATTTCCTCAGGTGTTCTCCACACTCCTCCCATATTTACAACTTTCTCCGTTAATACTACCTTCTTCATCCTTGCCCTTTtccttttctcttctttttccttCTGTCTTTCCATGAGGGTTTGGAGTCTTTTTTCCTTGATGGCCTTGTTTTTCTCCTTGAAACGTTCATGCACTTTTCCCGCATTTGTACGCGCATAGTCCATGTGTTTCTTCTTGTCCTCTGGTGACAAGCTTCTCAACCAGTCACTTGTTTCATTGTTCATCCACAGGAGATATGCCTCCAAAGAAAGTGAAGTTGCATTCGGCTTTGCCCTGATAAGGTTGTCCACGATGGCGAAGTCCCTTTCTGATACAACATTTGTTGTAGGCACGTGGTCTGCCCTTTTCACTTCCGTTTCAGTGGGTTGCCAGAACTGTCCTCCTGGCAGCTGTTCTTCTGCTTGTCTTTCAAGCAAAATCAGCAATGCTGAGCACACGACTTCTAATGCCTGCTGTGTCAGTACATCTAGGTCTTCATCTCCCGTGGCTGCGAACAAGGAGTCAAACAGGGCATCCTTGTGCCTTGCCACCACTGTCTCATTGAAGAGAGGCTCCCCTGCAAGTAGCGTGCTGGCATCGCGCGACCAGCGCTCCAGGCCTATCTGCATCTGGTGCAGGTGCTGGTTCATGCTAAGCACTTTCTTCTCCATACCCAGTATACGGAAAAATGGGCCAGTCACAGTTTTGTCTAAGATACCCAATGCCCGCACCCCAGCAAGGTACACTTTCTGTGAGGCGTCAGCCTTCACAGCTTTCAGCAGGCCATTTGGGTCAGGCCACGACGAGACGAAGGAGACTATCTGCTTATGATGGTGGTACACAGCAGCAGCATCATAAAACAGGATGTTGAACCTGTTGCCGCGGTAAGCTACCATCCAATTCTTTTCTTCTTGATGGTGATGAGACAGGTGACTTTTGAAGTATTGGGGCGCACCAGACTTTTCATTCCCGTGGTCCGTGAATGCGCTACACGCAGTCCTTATGAGTCTCGCAGCCCCTGACTCACCCTGTTGAGAGAAAGCAAATGGATTTGTCCCTTCCGAAACTGCATCCTCGAAAATCTTAAGGGTGGAATTAGCTTCTGTTGCAAAGTTTACTAGTAAGTGCATCTTACAGAAATAATTACACATGCTACCCAGTTCATCTTTCACATCATCGGCTAGTGTCTCCCACTCTTTTTCCACAGCAGGCAGAAGCTCCCGGCGCATTTCCTCTAGATGCTTGTTGAAGAGAGGATTA contains the following coding sequences:
- the LOC136435467 gene encoding bis(5'-adenosyl)-triphosphatase-like isoform X1; this encodes MAGPSFKFGQHVLQASCVFFKSRLSIGFVNRKPVVPGHVLVSPLRVVERFGELSSEEVADLFMATQTISGVVEKHFQGTSLTIAIQDGPEAGQTVKHVHVHILPRRSGDFPQNDDVYEALDKHDKEMGEDARWRTEEEMAEEASVLAKYFNCQFSTLPVQPLWHKLPSGYALVDSRESLHPRERSFLISC
- the LOC136435467 gene encoding bis(5'-adenosyl)-triphosphatase-like isoform X3; translated protein: MAGPSFKFGQHVLQASCVFFKSRLSIGFVNRKPVVPGHVLVSPLRVVERFGELSSEEVADLFMATQTISGVVEKHFQGTSLTIAIQDGPEAGQTVKHVHVHILPRRSGDFPQNDDVYEALDKHDKEMGEDARWRTEEEMAEEASVLAKYFNCQIDAEPLSLGLQFR
- the LOC136435467 gene encoding bis(5'-adenosyl)-triphosphatase-like isoform X2, with amino-acid sequence MAGPSFKFGQHVLQASCVFFKSRLSIGFVNRKPVVPGHVLVSPLRVVERFGELSSEEVADLFMATQTISGVVEKHFQGTSLTIAIQDGPEAGQTVKHVHVHILPRRSGDFPQNDDVYEALDKHDKEMGEDARWRTEEEMAEEASVLAKYFNCQVSPGLNSCQKDGDLWGNQCA
- the LOC136435465 gene encoding golgin subfamily B member 1-like: MDIVASSSSKSDSSVSSHCSVSKVTDQGDEEFLARGVSTVTKEALQQEPCHLQRLEAFEFTNGLVVHLRRLHGSSSADLLKQLKQLAPFEVLPDVEKCKDDSIGKCVANVWKKYQDKNKNLKKDRERLLPEFLKTQFQLPKPREPPSTASTSSVVHKLQQTRKDLKESKKRRAQSEHEAYELERRYESLTQEYYSAVAEMHRNADSFRNALVEKSAVASDLSEELSAANKQNAELRAKLDSLEARLEKIGTVRNANKRVRRRDVTIDTQKETIHELQGVVSAGAQELSELREAYSAAEESNAGAAEKVAKLNTKVKSLQDSRRKLENKMKRQEENKLKVQKDLQATVDHLQDKLRDLKDENTELQQVESVMESKKVKTFYGGRYCDEIREVVMELLTSGVSMNKVDGVISTVLEKLAGMTVDRFPSKGSKSRLLAEARILAQVQVAKAIVNADRDKGNCLHQDGTSKFFKKYQTFDVTLPSGKTLTMSMTEVPSGDAEGIMTAFSESCKELAEVLCEPGEDVAKKTAEVMTSFTSTMSDRGATNPLFNKHLEEMRRELLPAVEKEWETLADDVKDELGSMCNYFCKMHLLVNFATEANSTLKIFEDAVSEGTNPFAFSQQGESGAARLIRTACSAFTDHGNEKSGAPQYFKSHLSHHHQEEKNWMVAYRGNRFNILFYDAAAVYHHHKQIVSFVSSWPDPNGLLKAVKADASQKVYLAGVRALGILDKTVTGPFFRILGMEKKVLSMNQHLHQMQIGLERWSRDASTLLAGEPLFNETVVARHKDALFDSLFAATGDEDLDVLTQQALEVVCSALLILLERQAEEQLPGGQFWQPTETEVKRADHVPTTNVVSERDFAIVDNLIRAKPNATSLSLEAYLLWMNNETSDWLRSLSPEDKKKHMDYARTNAGKVHERFKEKNKAIKEKRLQTLMERQKEKEEKRKRARMKKVVLTEKVVNMGGVWRTPEEIDEKIGVLKQEKEKLDALKFQLQFHKQVLKSEGAKENFQMTITRPGKKKHTFSSEEKVLHLKEIVLKNMAATTDVEIDSEEEEDDQEEYVTLKEPEARSLQEMHAKLNDKLQDAREKREVKKQKETLPEYLMDPSKLVGCRVKHKCFTAENEAKWFPGTVTKIVNRTEDTKNTKYHIVYDDESEPDEIFPLLVDLGKGDLIVE